A window of the Tachyglossus aculeatus isolate mTacAcu1 chromosome 2, mTacAcu1.pri, whole genome shotgun sequence genome harbors these coding sequences:
- the LRRD1 gene encoding leucine-rich repeat and death domain-containing protein 1, which produces MEETLPTHASSEEKVEAEELKEIIEDVKKHSEENSPLSGSSPQDTEKRVVILESQGESGPTANTARESPQEVSETDPAKATSPSTSSSEKVSKHLVTDSDSTRPNASRRESGPVICPPEDSPTPIRKASSSVFPERAEGGVVLPRVSETQVQPSLPERKPVGGPQGQEQPFRVNLSDKDKVFPEDVSESREIKRLYANRNSIRSFPPYLDCLSGLEELCLERNDLRCLPPEIGQLANLRVLNINHNQIASLPKEVGQLVGLRQLFCGHNRLEEFPATLGGLENLDILGLAGNNLKSVPESITRLQHLQVLHIDSNQLEIFPKALCYLPKLTRLSLSGNSIRSLPKDIKELRNLEELTMNCNQLIFLPVQFFQLLKLREVYLGSNKLESLSPNIGNLQELRVLHLRDNLFKTITGKIVTCSLLEKLDLHGNRLTQLPPNIRRLPKLKQLYVGGNQLGHLEQQVSQLKELSVLEISSNGITHIPVEIKNCGQLTRVDLSANELGQFPLGLTALAALNYLNLNVNEISEIPEEISELEQLSHLELRQNRLISFSKCLCRLRKLSYLDLGKNGISCIPPTVSNMLSLQDLILDYNRFSVFPKELCSLKGLKTLDLSENQIQCIPLEICDLQRIRRLDFSNNQFVSFPVELCALSTLEELLLSQTRGRKFTHLPEQLTTLTGLKELDISDSAIRELPRNIGELRSLVRLLARNNAISCLPPSFRLLHSLQQLDMSGNQLVALPRGLHNLPSLKDINFDGNPLLRPPQEVCRGRQLHTIGRYLEKADDRDEKILQKIIKMIARNITVEDFGYFCQKLSLDNDEIQALESNSSLGLEEKALQALDIWKQENQAFLLTPEAMAHQLGRVLTMSGLHDLTARITALKILSRSLKF; this is translated from the exons ATGGAGGAAACCTTACCAACACATGCGTCATCTGAGGAGAAAGTTGAGGCTGAAGAACTGAAGGAAATCATCGAAGATGTCAAAAAACATTCTGAGGAAAATTCTCCCCTCTCCGGGAGCTCCCCTCAGGATACAGAGAAGAGAGTGGTGATCTTGGAAAGCCAAGGAGAAAGTGGCCCTACTGCCAACACGGCCAGGGAAAGTCCTCAAGAGGTTTCTGAAACTGACCCCGCCAAAGCCACGTCGCCATCAACCAGTTCTTCAGAAAAGgtctccaagcacttggtaactgATTCAGATTCGACAAGGCCCAACGCATCTCGAAGGGAATCCGGCCCTGTAATCTGCCCACCCGAAGACTCCCCCACACCGATCCGGAAGGCGTCATCGAGTGTGTTTCCCGaaagggccgagggaggggtcgTACTCCCCCGAGTGAGCGAAACGCAAGTGCAGCCGTCTCTACCGGAAAGAAAACCGGTTGGGGGGCCTCAGGGCCAGGAGCAACCCTTCCGAGTTAACCTCAGTGACAAGGACAAGGTTTTCCCTGAAGACGTCTCTGAGAGCCGAGAGATAAAACGCCTCTATGCAAACCGCAACAGCATCAGAAGTTTCCCCCCATACCTGgactgtctctcaggcctggaagAATTGTGCCTGGAGAGAAACGACCTAAGATGCCTACCTCCGGAGATAGGTCAACTGGCCAATCTCAGAGTTTTGAACATCAACCACAACCAAATAGCCAGTCTCCCCAAAGAAGTCGGGCAGCTTGTGGGTCTGCGGCAGCTCTTCTGTGGTCACAATCGATTGGAAGAGTTTCCCGCCACCCTGGGAGGCTTGGAAAATCTGGACATCTTAGGTCTCGCTGGAAATAACCTAAAAAGTGTACCGGAAAGCATAACGAGGCTGCAACATTTGCAGGTTCTTCACATCGACTCTAACCAATTGGAGATCTTCCCCAAAGCCCTGTGCTACCTTCCCAAGcttaccagactgagcctgtCTGGGAACTCCATACGAAGTCTGCCCAAAGACATTAAGGAGCTCAGGAACTTGGAGGAACTGACAATGAACTGCAACCAACTCATCTTTCTGCCTGTGCAGTTTTTCCAGTTGCTGAAGCTGAGAGAGGTCTATTTGGGCAGCAACAAGTTGGAGTCCCTTTCCCCCAACATTGGCAATTTACAGGAGCTCAGGGTTTTGCACCTGCGGGACAACCTATTCAAAACCATAACTGGGAAGATCGTGACCTGTTCCCTGCTGGAAAAGCTTGATCTTCATGGCAATAGGCTAACACAGCTTCCCCCGAATATTCGCAGACTCCCAAAACTGAAACAACTCTATGTGGGAGGAAATCAGCTGGGTCACCTCGAACAGCAAGTTTCCCAACTCAAAGAGCTCTCCGTCTTAGAGATTTCCAGCAACGGGATCACCCACATTCCGGTGGAAATCAAGAACTGCGGCCAGCTCACTCGAGTGGACTTGAGTGCTAATGAGTTAGGTCAGTTCCCCTTAGGGCTGACTGCCTTAGCTGCTCTTAACTATTTGAATCTGAATGTAAATGAAATCTCAGAAATTCCTGAGGAGATATCTGAATTGGAACAACTGAGTCATCTAGAATTAAGGCAAAACAGACTCATCTCATTTTCAAAATGTCTATGTAGGCTTAGAAAGCTCAGCTACTTAGACCTTGGTAAAAACGGAATTAGCTGCATCCCCCCAACTGTTTCCAATATGCTCTCGCTCCAGGACCTCATTTTAGACTACAATCGATTTTCAGTTTTCCCCAAGGAACTGTGTTCTCTCAAGGGCCTGAAGACCCTGGACCTTTCTGAAAATCAAATCCAATGCATCCCCTTGGAGATCTGCGATCTGCAACGGATCCGGAGACTAGACTTTTCAAACAATCAGTTTGTATCTTTCCCGGTAGAGCTGTGCGCCCTGTCCACCCTGGAGGAACTGCTACTGAGTCAGACCCGCGGCCGCAAG TTCACCCACCTTCCAGAGCAGCTGACCACTCTGACAGGCCTCAAAGAGCTGGATATATCAGACAGCGCCATCAGGGAACTCCCCAGAAACATAGGGGAACTGAGAAGCTTGGTTCGCCTGTTAGCCCGGAACAACGCTATCAGCTGCCTCCCGCCTTCTTTCCGGCTGTTGCACAGCCTCCAGCAGCTGGACATGAGCG GAAACCAGCTGGTAGCTCTGCCCAGAGGCCTCCACAATCTCCCCTCCCTGAAGGACATCAATTTCGATGGAAACCCTTTGCTCAGACCACCCCAAGAAGTCTGTAGAGGGAGGCAGCTGCACACCATCGGACGTTACCTCGAGAAGGCCGAtgacagagatg AGAAAATCTTGCAGAAGATAATCAAGATGATTGCTCGCAATATTACCGTGGAGGATTTTGGATATTTCTGCCAAAAACTATCACTTGATAATGATGAAATTCAAGCTCTTGAAAGTAACAG TTCACTTGGATTGGAGGAGAAAGCCCTCCAGGCCCTAGATATCTGGAAGCAGGAAAACCAAGCCTTCCTCCTGACCCCGGAGGCCATGGCGCACCAGCTGGGCCGGGTGCTGACCATGTCCGGCCTGCACGATCTGACCGCCAGGATCACCGCTCTCAAGATTCTCTCCCGCTCGCTCAAATTCTGA